Part of the bacterium genome, AGCCTTCCCCGGGCCAAGCCCGCGCGAAAGGCTATACTGCGCGCCGGTCGGCGGGGCGTAGCGCAGCCTGGTAGCGCGCCTGAATGGGGTTCAGGAGGTCCGGAGTTCGAATCTCCGCGCCCCGACCAAGGATTCCGGGCACTTACGCTGATCCTGACCACATCGACCGACCGGTTGGTGCTTGAGTAGTGCTTGAAGCCTGCCGAACAGGACGCTTCAGCTTCCTGAGGACCATTTCTCAAGTGGACTCTTCGTGGACCGTCCTGAATTCGAACTATCCACTCTGGCGGTGGAACGGGAAGTGGCTACGACATGACTGCCATGAATCCCCTTTGTGTTGGCTCAATCCGTTGCATGCAATGGAGTGCCGGAAGTGCCGTGCCCCGATCCCAGAAGATATCCGGAAGAGGACGTGGTTCTGGGCGAAGCTAGCCCTTTGGGCAGAGATCTCGACGGGCAGGCCGGTGCCGACGCTGTGAGCGCGCCAGCCGACGCCAAGATTGGCTCCTACCCAAAGAGCGTTTTCTCGATCTGCCGCGTCGCTTCTTCCTGCATTCCGGGCATGACATGCGAGTAGGTATCGAGTGTCTGCCGCGTGGTCGAGTGGCCAAGCCTCTCCGCCACGACCTTGGGATTCACGCCCGCAGCCGCAAGCATCGTGGCATGCGTGTGGCGAAGGTCGTACAAGCGCACGATCTTCGGCAACTCTGCGCGTTCCAGGGCCGGTTTGAAGTGGCGGTTGACCAGGTTGCGCACTTCGAGCGGACGGCCCGCAGCATTCGCGAATGCGAGGTCGGCGGCCCTGTCGTAGGCGGCTCCGAGCTTCAGCGCCCTCTCGGACTGGACCCGACGATGATCCCGGAGCGCGGCGGCGAGCGATTTGGGTAGCGGGACCGCACGACGCGATCCTGCCGTCTTCGGTTCCTTGAAGGTGGGCTTCCCGTCAGACCCGCGACTCAGTGACCGCCGGATCGTCGCGTTTGCCGAATCCAGGTCCAGGTCCGCCCACCGAAGGGCCAGTGCTTCGCCGGGGCGGCAACCCGTACCGATGAGGAAGTCGAAGAAGGCGGCGTAGGGATCCCCTTCAAGCTTCGAGCGAAGGCTGGCCACCTGCTCTACCGAAAGCGCGTACATTTCTCGCCGCTGCTGGCGCGGCAGGCTGATCAGTTCCGCCGGATTCCGGTGAAGAAGGTCGTCTCGGACTGCATCACGAAGGGCGCTTCCAAGAATCGCGTGCGCCAGTCTCACCGTCCGAGGAGAGAGTGTCCCGGTCGTGATCTGTTCTTTGGCCTTGCGTCGTCCAGCAGGACGAAGCCTCTGTGCTGAAAGCTCGTTGATGAAAGCCTGGACATCCGACCGCCGGATCTGCTCAAGAACAAGGTCTCCGAGTCGCGGAACTACGTAGGCGTTGAGAAGCCAGCAGTAGTCCGCATGCGTGCGTGGCGAGAGTCGCATTGAGACGGTCATCAACCATCGCTCCAGATACGCAGCGAGAGTCTCTTTCGAGGGATCGACGTACTCGCCAGTGTCCCGACTCCGCAATATCTGACGCAGCGCGCGCTCGGCTTCGCGCTTGGTGCCGTGGATCGTTCTCGACTTGTGCCGATACTTCCCGGTGGCTGAATCAGCACCGACCGACCAGCGAATGAGGAACTTCCCCTCCCCTCGCTTCACGACCTGCCCTTCCCTGCGACTCACATCAACCCTTTCGTCGGCGAGCCAAAGACCGTTTGACGAGTTCGTAGATGAACGATCCGAGCGGCTGATCTCCAGCTTCCCGCTGAAGTTCGCGATGCTCGGACTCCGTCACCGTGACCATGATCTTGCGGTTGCGCTTCTCGCTTGTCGGAAGCGGCTTCCGGCCCGATCCTGGGCGGCGTCCACCTCTCCCTTTGATTTTGTCTGTCACGATATCATACGCCTTTGAAGTCGGGCAAGAGGCAATCAGAGGGACAGATTCTCTCACGGTTGTTGCTCGACGTCCCTGAGTTCGGTCCGTGTGGGCTCCTCCATCTCTAGATCTCTCCTCGTTCCAGCCACGTCGAGAGACCACGCTCGGAGAAGCGGAGCGATTTCTCGCCGCAACGAACCACGCCGAGCC contains:
- a CDS encoding site-specific integrase, producing the protein MSRREGQVVKRGEGKFLIRWSVGADSATGKYRHKSRTIHGTKREAERALRQILRSRDTGEYVDPSKETLAAYLERWLMTVSMRLSPRTHADYCWLLNAYVVPRLGDLVLEQIRRSDVQAFINELSAQRLRPAGRRKAKEQITTGTLSPRTVRLAHAILGSALRDAVRDDLLHRNPAELISLPRQQRREMYALSVEQVASLRSKLEGDPYAAFFDFLIGTGCRPGEALALRWADLDLDSANATIRRSLSRGSDGKPTFKEPKTAGSRRAVPLPKSLAAALRDHRRVQSERALKLGAAYDRAADLAFANAAGRPLEVRNLVNRHFKPALERAELPKIVRLYDLRHTHATMLAAAGVNPKVVAERLGHSTTRQTLDTYSHVMPGMQEEATRQIEKTLFG